One Pseudorasbora parva isolate DD20220531a chromosome 4, ASM2467924v1, whole genome shotgun sequence genomic region harbors:
- the LOC137073739 gene encoding B-cell receptor CD22-like, with the protein MYFMLMSVRMAPPLPLIFLLMIHGVSSADWGVSYSPSHICALKDSTVIMRCSYTYPTGHQIMNVFWTKGPIQKGVEPPDLSEDPEYSQRLQYLGDKQQSCTVRLSHVTLKDSREYYFRVITDKAGGRWIGAPGVTLTVTDLQVESPERVTEGDSVRLTCKSSCTLTDRATFIWSRNSQPLTERRDGNNELLLQSVRREDAGRYSCAVHGHTHTSPDVHLNVMYPPRSVSVLMSGSGVIVEGDSVTLSCSSDSNPPALNFSWFKENEASAVGSGQSFSALQSGRFYCQAHNQHGSQRSDAVTVTVHHGAGRNVIVITAASGGLFFIIFFIIIILFIMKKRRSVKPEDLSVKENYLYSGMSQRVSVHDEPLSEPDSANDAPYATVKPRRFRGKTPESRDTEEVQYATVQHHRKKEMKRAEDNEC; encoded by the exons ATGTATTTTATGCTGATGTCGGTCAGAatggctcctcctcttcctctgatCTTTCTGCTCATGATTCACG GGGTTTCTAGTGCTGATTGGGGTGTGAGTTACAGTCCTTCACACATCTGTGCACTAAAGGACTCAACAGTGATAATGAGATGCTCTTATACATACCCTACTGGACATCAGATCATGAACGTGTTCTGGACCAAAGGCCCTATTCAAAAGGGTGTAGAGCCTCCAGATCTGTCTGAGGACCCTGAATACAGTCAGAGGCTTCAGTATCTGGGAGATAAACAGCAGAGCTGCACCGTCAGACTgagtcatgtgacactgaaggatTCACGCGAGTACTATTTCAGAGTCATCACTGATAAAGCTGGTGGGAGATGGATTGGTGCTCCAGGAGTGACTCTTACTGTCACAG aTCTTCAGGTGGAGTCTCCTGAGAGAGTGACAGAGGGAGATTCAGTCCGTCTGACATGTAAAAGCAGCTGCACTCTGACTGACAGAGCAACATTCATCTGGTCCAGAAACTCACAGCCATTAACTGAGAGAAGAGACGGAAACAATGAACTCCTGCTGCAGTCAGTCAGAAGAGAGGATGCAGGCAGATATAGCTGTGCTGTACacggacacactcacacatcgCCTGATGTTCATCTCAATGTCATGT ACCCACCCAGGAGCGTCTCAGTGTTGATGAGTGGATCTGGTGTAATAGTGGAGGGAGATTCAGTGACTCTGAGCTGCAGCAGTGATTCAAACCCTCCTGCTCTGAACTTCAGCTGGTTTAAGGAGAATGAAGCCTCAGCTGTTGGATCTGGACAGAGTTTCAGTGCACTACAGAGTGGACGCTTCTACTGTCAGGCTCACAATCAACATGGATCTCAGAGATCAGACGCTGTAACTGTCACAG TTCATCATGGTGCTGGTAGGAATGTGATCGTGATCACAGCGGCATCTGGAGGATTATTCTTCATCatcttcttcatcatcatcatcctgtttataat GAAGAAACGGAGGAGTGTTAAACCTGAAGATCTCTCAGTGAAAGAG AATTATCTCTATTCTGGCATGTCTCAGAGAGTTTCAGTCCATGACGAGCCTCTTTCTGAACCGGATTCAGCCAATGATGCTCCGTATGCCACTGTGAAACCCAGAAGATTCAGAGGAAAAACTCCTGAATCCAGAGATACTGAGGAGGTCCAGTACGCAACTGTCCAACATCACAGAAAGAAAGAGATGAAGAGAGCAGAGGATAATGAATGTTAG
- the LOC137072747 gene encoding zinc finger protein 750-like, with product MNIPDKERKPKKPHYVPRPAGKPFRYQCFQCPFTCNQKSHLFNHMKYNLCDKSSSIRSRQVSSTAEESSLCGYTDEDMDATQPEEIKADPSPSSLTEMASPVCKPEALRPHSPVSVWRPPVSFSPALQNKPHLVERAEAFPYYPGFHLPFYPHYNPYIYEPVPHPYVLDTHRLFPLFSSVTSPMTEEYFRCYYPIPTPSYGHYPPLRLPYDPYALVADLKEVQVSLQMGRSATGSPDGHFDQSQQPSHGVPASQSEERGVASQPQEDRSVPERWSAFREMERERGGKDRSDDPALVPLNLSRRDSPLNLSMSSSQSHEGIMSAVTSPEDDDLSVEKTAAIALCQLAQSGVSELGRNSNISHSDSSVSHEQITNLPTPVQSPAPERSDHTETNHTSPDGEVSAPSAAEGPAPSATDVSAPSAAEGPVPSTAEGPATQVPAPSATEVSAPSAAEGPAPSTAEGPATEVSAPFATEVSAPSSNAAYQTRTKSKHNMKRKQTSSLSKHNLRKRMYR from the exons ATGAACATCCCAGACAAAGAACGCAAACCCAAGAAGCCTCACTATGTCCCGCGTCCGGCCGGAAAGCCGTTCAGATACCAGTGCTTCCAGTGTCCCTTCACCTGCAACCAGAAATCCCACCTGTTCAACCACATGAAGTACAATCTGTGCGACAAATCCAGCTCCATCCGCTCCAGACAGGTCAGCTCCACGGCGGAGGAAAGCAGCCTCTGCGGTTACACGGATGAGGACATGGACGCCACACAGCCCGAGGAAATCAAAGCGGATCCATCACCGTCTTCACTGACGGAAATGGCCTCGCCTGTGTGCAAACCAGAGGCGCTTCGACCTCACAGTCCCGTGTCCGTCTGGAGGCCTCCGGTCTCCTTTTCTCCCGCCCTCCAAAACAAGCCCCACCTGGTGGAGAGAGCGGAGGCTTTCCCGTACTATCCGGGGTTTCATTTACCTTTCTATCCTCACTATAACCCTTACATCTACGAGCCGGTACCTCACCCATACGTCCTGGACACTCACAGGCTTTTTCCGCTGTTCTCGTCCGTGACGTCTCCAATGACGGAGGAGTATTTCAGGTGCTATTACCCGATCCCGACTCCCAGCTACGGACACTACCCTCCGCTGCGGCTCCCGTATGATCCGTACGCGCTCGTAGCGGATCTGAAGGAGGTTCAGGTGAGTCTGCAGATGGGACGCTCCGCCACCGGATCACCCGACGGACACTTTGATCAATCCCAGCAGCCGTCACATGGGGTGCcagccagccaatcagaagagagggGTGTGGCCTCACAGCCTCAAGAGGACAGGAGTGTTCCTGAGAG GTGGTCTGCATTCAGAGAGATGGAGCGAGAGCGAGGGGGGAAGGACAGATCTGATGACCCCGCTTTAGTTCCTCTCAACCTCTCCAGGAGAGACAGTCCTCTGAACCTGTCCATGTCTTCCAGCCAATCACACGAGGGGATTATGAGTGCTGTGACGTCACCCGAGGACGATGATTTATCTGTAGAGAAGACGGCTGCGATTGCTCTCTGTCAGCTGGCTCAGTCCGGCGTCTCAGAGCTCGGCAGAAACTCAAACATCAGTCATTCTGATTCAAGTGTGTCTCATGAGCAAATAACAAACCTTCCCACCCCAGTCCAAAGTCCAGCGCCTGAGCGGAGTGATCACACAGAGACCAATCACACTTCTCCAGATGGTGAAGTCTCCGCCCCTTCTGCCGCTGAAGGCCCCGCCCCTTCTGCCACTGACGTCTCCGCCCCTTCTGCAGCTGAAGGCCCCGTCCCTTCCACTGCCGAAGGCCCCGCCACTCAAGTCCCCGCCCCTTCTGCCACTGAAGTCTCCGCCCCTTCTGCAGCTGAAGGCCCCGCCCCTTCCACTGCTGAAGGCCCCGCCACTGAAGTCTCCGCCCCTTTTGCTACTGAAGTCTCCGCACCCTCGTCAAATGCTGCTTATCAAACACGGACAAAAAGTAAACATAACATGAAGAGAAAACAGACCAGCAGTCTCAGCAAACACAATCTGAGGAAGAGAATGTACCGTTAA